The following nucleotide sequence is from Lysobacter panacisoli.
GATGCCCGGTCACCCAGGTCAGGCGCGACAGCATCGCGATTTCGATCAGCAGGAATGCGAGACCAAGTGCGAGGAAGTACAAGCCCGCGCGTAGCCGAGTTCCGGGTATCGCACCTGCTTCGTCTGCGCGCGGCAGCGCACGCAGCGGCATCAGCACCAGCAGAAGCGCCAGCGGAACCGCTTGCAGCAATGCCGCGACCAGCAGCAGGTAGCCCGAGTCCAGCAGCACCGCACTGCCCTGCGCGCGCAACCGCAGCAATTCCGGCAAGCTGCGCCAGCGGAAGAAGTGGCCGAAGTACGGGCGATCATCGGTGGTCGGCGCGATGTCGAAGCGGTAGTCGCGCAGGTAGCGGCGCGATTCCGGCGACAGCAGTGCGCGCACGCCGTCGAACAGGTACGGCGGATCGAGCTGGTGGAAACGTTCGTGTGCCGCACGCGCGCCCGGCGCCTGCACCACGTCGAAACCCTGTGCATCCGAGAAGCGTTGCAGCGACGTCACCGCGTGCGGCGTCAGCGGCGCGCGCGCGATCAGCCACGTGCTCGCATCCCAGTTTCGGATCGCGGCGAGTTGCCGTGCGGGATCCAGGACGCCGTCCTCGCGCAGCGCACGCACGGCGGTGGCGAACAGCTTGAGTTCGTCGCGCGGCGGCTGCTTGCTCCAGCGCGTGGCGACGATCGCACCGTCCGGCGTGAGTCGTGACAGGTACTCGCGCATCGCCTCGACCGTGAGCGCGTACTGCTCGCTCGCCGACTGCACGCCGGCACCACCGCTGGCGAAGGATTCGCCACCAGCGAGCACGATCAGGTCGTAGCGCTGCGGGCTGGCGCGAACGAAGGCGCGTGGCTCGGCGACGATCACGCGCACGCGGCGATCACGGAACAGGTCACCCGCATACCTCGCGTACGTGTCGCGCACCCATTGCATGCGTTGCGACGACAGCTCCACCGCATCCACCCGGCGTGCGCCCAGGCTCAACGCCTGCAGCACTTCCACGCCACCGCCCGCGCCGAGCACGAGCACCGAGTCGGGCACGCGCAGGCGATACGGCAACGCGGACGTACTCGCCTCCAGCCAGCGCCATTGCGCGCTTCCGTCCTCGCGGGCGATCACCGTCGGTGCGTCGCCGTCGGTGTAGACGGCGAGCTGTTCGGGCGGTTCATCGGTGTACGACAGGCTCAGCCCCGGCGCATGGCGCAGCGGCACGCGCGGACTTGCGACGACCGCGAGCCAGCCGTAGGGACCGGACTGCTCGGCGATCACCCGCGCCTGCGGCAGCAGCAGCGTCTTCGACAGATCCTTGAACTCGTTCGTCCGTGGCGCCATCAGCTGGGTCGGCCACAACGCGAGTACCGACACCAGCGCAAGCACGCCCGACCATCGCGCCGACGCGCGCGTCGCCAACGGCAGCACCGCGAGCACGCCGCACGCGGCGGCGAGCAGCAGCCCCCGCTGCACCGGCAGCCACGCCATCGCGAGCGCCGCCAACGCGCCAACGCCCGCGCCTGCGAGATCCGCGCCGTACAGCATCGGAATGCGCCCACCATGCCTCGCGAAGGCCAGACCGAAGCATGCGGCGGCGAAGAAGAACGGGACCGACAGCAAGAGGTACAGCGCGCTGAGCCACATCAGCTGGCGCGGATTCCACACCAGCTCCAGTCCGTTGAACGGAATCACGCGTGCGGCGATAGGCGCGAGGATCGCCGACGCCGCGAACATCAGCGCGCAGGCCACGAAGATCCGCTCGAAGTTCGCCGCCAGCGTCGCGCTTCCGTGGCGACGCAGCCACAAGCTCAGCCACGTACCGCTGGCGCCGTGTCCCAGCAGTGCGAGGCTGATGATCATCACCGCGAACGGATGCCAGTGCGCGATCGCGAGCCAGCGCATCAGCAGCAGCTGATACGCCAGCGCACCCGCGGAGACGAGTGCGATCGCCAGCGCCAGACGCAGCGGACGCACTGCGTCGCGCTCGACGTTCGCTGCGGTAGCGTGCACGGCGGCGGGCGTGGTCGCGGCCATCAGCCCGGTCCGCCCGTCAGTGGCACGAAGCGCACCGGCAGGACCTGGCGCGTGCGCACACGTCCCTGCGGGTCCTTGTGCACCAGCAACAGTGTCTGGGTGAAGAAGCTGCTGCCGACCGGGATCACCATGCGCCCGCCGGGGCACAGCTGTTCCAGCAGTGGCGGCGGGATCGAGGACGCGGCCGCGGTGACGACGATGGCGTCGAACGGGGCGTGTTCCTTCCAGCCGTAGTAGCCGTCGCCGGTGCGCGTGCCAACGTTGGGATAGCGCTTGAGTCGTTGCGCGGCCTGCGCCGCGAGCGGCGCGATGATCTCGATCGAGTACACCTGCGCACCGGACTCGGCGAGCACTGCCGCCTGGTACCCCGAACCTGTACCGACTTCGAGGATCTTCAGCCCTTTCTTCGGCGCCGCCAGCGATGTCATCAACGCGACGAT
It contains:
- a CDS encoding class I SAM-dependent methyltransferase, which produces MAATTPAAVHATAANVERDAVRPLRLALAIALVSAGALAYQLLLMRWLAIAHWHPFAVMIISLALLGHGASGTWLSLWLRRHGSATLAANFERIFVACALMFAASAILAPIAARVIPFNGLELVWNPRQLMWLSALYLLLSVPFFFAAACFGLAFARHGGRIPMLYGADLAGAGVGALAALAMAWLPVQRGLLLAAACGVLAVLPLATRASARWSGVLALVSVLALWPTQLMAPRTNEFKDLSKTLLLPQARVIAEQSGPYGWLAVVASPRVPLRHAPGLSLSYTDEPPEQLAVYTDGDAPTVIAREDGSAQWRWLEASTSALPYRLRVPDSVLVLGAGGGVEVLQALSLGARRVDAVELSSQRMQWVRDTYARYAGDLFRDRRVRVIVAEPRAFVRASPQRYDLIVLAGGESFASGGAGVQSASEQYALTVEAMREYLSRLTPDGAIVATRWSKQPPRDELKLFATAVRALREDGVLDPARQLAAIRNWDASTWLIARAPLTPHAVTSLQRFSDAQGFDVVQAPGARAAHERFHQLDPPYLFDGVRALLSPESRRYLRDYRFDIAPTTDDRPYFGHFFRWRSLPELLRLRAQGSAVLLDSGYLLLVAALLQAVPLALLLVLMPLRALPRADEAGAIPGTRLRAGLYFLALGLAFLLIEIAMLSRLTWVTGHPLLAANVGLAATLLFAGLGSLQAQRWLTRDGGGDARIARRIVWSTRLIVFGLLWQFVVFTLVYTYASAWPVGLRVLLGLCGLAPLAFAMGMPFPLGLARLARSAPAFVPWAWGLNGCASVIAAILALLLAIAIGLRATLLLALALYLFAAWVWPAQYRSTGSTSSDQRTRRASGAA
- a CDS encoding protein-L-isoaspartate(D-aspartate) O-methyltransferase: MSGEVAIARGRVRAAILLTLLPGGFAFGQPADPYLAQRRALIAELQAEARADAGSAARIERTALDLLARVPRHEYVPASERDDAYENRPLAIGYGQTISQPYIVALMTSLAAPKKGLKILEVGTGSGYQAAVLAESGAQVYSIEIIAPLAAQAAQRLKRYPNVGTRTGDGYYGWKEHAPFDAIVVTAAASSIPPPLLEQLCPGGRMVIPVGSSFFTQTLLLVHKDPQGRVRTRQVLPVRFVPLTGGPG